A region from the Rosa rugosa chromosome 6, drRosRugo1.1, whole genome shotgun sequence genome encodes:
- the LOC133718464 gene encoding casein kinase 1-like protein 11 has product MYLIGQILKYPQIGSSSRTRASAKPALNPGPSAERTERPSVGQDFLEGMVLGMVHMVITPDIDQLMMRHHPKMWAQQHFVCRMDLMKAILK; this is encoded by the exons ATGTATTTGATTGGACAAATACTGAAGTATCCACAAATTGGCTCCAGTTCCAGAACACGA GCAAGTGCAAAACCAGCTTTGAACCCTGGACCTTCTGCAGAAAGAACAGAAAGGCCTTCAG TGGGACAAGATTTTCTAGAAGGAATGGTTCTGGGCATGGTTCACATGGTAATAACTCCAGACATAGATCAACTGATGATGCGCCATCATCCAAAGATGTG GGCTCAGCAACATTTTGTTTGTAG GATGGATCTAATGAAAGCAATACTGAAGTGA